A stretch of the Oscillospiraceae bacterium genome encodes the following:
- a CDS encoding FeoB-associated Cys-rich membrane protein: MLTVLAENLGTILVGLVVLGILAAIVAKLIRDKRKGKCVGCDCGCGDPVCRTKDPTS, translated from the coding sequence ATGCTCACAGTACTGGCGGAGAACCTCGGTACAATTTTAGTGGGGCTTGTTGTGTTGGGCATCCTCGCGGCGATTGTCGCGAAGTTGATCCGAGACAAGCGAAAGGGAAAGTGCGTCGGCTGCGACTGCGGCTGTGGAGATCCCGTCTGTCGTACCAAGGATCCCACCTCGTAA